From a single Verrucomicrobiota bacterium genomic region:
- the pilM gene encoding pilus assembly protein PilM, with protein sequence MGLPFLTRSAKKRDQIVAIDLGGRTTKAVYLQRRGEGFSLAGFTIHDAPIYEKSISPDLLTEHLKMVTQALGARVKPITLALGVTDSILRQAEMPPVPVADLRLMLKANPKAFLQQELPGHAFDCFVLPTKDNRVPDGEKKPVGSSKVKVLVGGAKQQLVNDLQMAIKAAGLIPDQIVPGLIGPVNAFEMAQGDIFRGEVFALVDLGFKNSTISIISEGDLALNRVVGIGGDKMTAGLAESMGITYAEAEGIKVGMAAEVQSNLEPLMVPLGRELRASIDFFEHQYDKTVGQVFVSGAPAKSEFILQSLQNELMVPCKGWNPTTCYHMALPPQQMAELEQSASQLAIALGAAACSF encoded by the coding sequence ATGGGTTTGCCCTTTTTAACACGTTCGGCCAAAAAGCGGGATCAAATCGTGGCGATTGATCTTGGAGGACGAACCACCAAGGCGGTGTATCTGCAACGCCGAGGTGAGGGGTTTAGTTTGGCCGGATTCACCATTCATGATGCGCCAATATACGAGAAAAGCATCTCGCCAGACTTGTTGACCGAGCATTTGAAAATGGTCACGCAAGCCTTGGGTGCGCGGGTCAAACCGATCACGCTGGCTTTGGGAGTGACGGATTCCATCTTGCGCCAAGCCGAAATGCCGCCAGTACCGGTGGCTGATCTTCGCCTCATGCTTAAGGCCAACCCTAAAGCCTTTCTCCAGCAAGAATTGCCTGGGCACGCCTTTGATTGCTTTGTGTTACCCACCAAAGATAACAGAGTGCCGGATGGCGAAAAGAAACCGGTTGGCAGTTCCAAAGTGAAAGTGCTTGTCGGTGGAGCCAAACAACAATTGGTGAATGATTTGCAGATGGCAATCAAGGCGGCCGGACTGATTCCGGATCAAATTGTGCCGGGGCTGATCGGTCCGGTGAACGCCTTTGAAATGGCGCAAGGCGATATTTTTCGCGGTGAAGTATTTGCGTTGGTGGACTTGGGATTCAAAAACTCCACCATTTCCATTATCTCCGAAGGGGATTTGGCCTTGAATCGCGTGGTTGGCATTGGCGGAGATAAAATGACTGCGGGATTGGCGGAATCCATGGGGATCACCTATGCTGAGGCCGAAGGCATCAAGGTTGGCATGGCGGCGGAGGTGCAATCGAATCTTGAACCGCTCATGGTGCCATTGGGGCGGGAACTGCGGGCTTCGATCGACTTTTTTGAGCATCAGTATGACAAGACGGTGGGCCAAGTGTTCGTGAGCGGAGCGCCTGCCAAATCCGAGTTTATCTTGCAATCATTGCAGAATGAACTGATGGTGCCGTGTAAAGGGTGGAATCCAACCACCTGCTATCACATGGCCTTGCCACCCCAACAGATGGCGGAACTTGAACAATCCGCTTCGCAACTTGCGATTGCGTTGGGGGCGGCGGCGTGCTCGTTTTAG
- the obgE gene encoding GTPase ObgE: MFIDEVKVYARAGHGGKGCVAFLRETDRAKGGPSGGNGGHGGDVILEADHDLNNLIAQYYKPRLIAECGEPGMGKGMDGAGGKDLIIKVPCGTVVWRLPDLPDESVATESSDDEADPPMSTLRSITGTRPVIRHSGSMQAMEINLSEEEAQEKSPFEVSKTAQGTLVADLTQHGQRFTLCKGGRGGLGNRNFATAARQAPRFAQPGEPGTEGNFVFELRILAEIGLVGYPNAGKSTLLTAISKARPKVAPYPFTTLHPQIGIVEYEDFHRLTVCDVPGLIEGAHRNVGLGHAFLRHIQRCKVLVILLDMSGMDAREPWDDYTKLLKELELYDETMLEKPRLVLANKMDEPTAEAKLKQFKRKVRKIPVLPISAAFGEGVEKFKQTIRDAVAEQESQA; the protein is encoded by the coding sequence ATGTTTATTGACGAAGTCAAAGTTTATGCGCGCGCCGGACACGGCGGCAAGGGTTGTGTGGCGTTTCTACGCGAAACCGACCGAGCCAAGGGCGGCCCGAGCGGCGGTAACGGTGGGCACGGGGGAGACGTCATTCTGGAAGCCGATCACGACTTGAACAATTTGATCGCCCAGTATTACAAACCGAGGTTGATCGCCGAATGTGGCGAACCTGGAATGGGCAAAGGCATGGATGGGGCGGGGGGCAAGGACTTAATCATAAAGGTGCCTTGCGGAACAGTGGTCTGGAGGTTGCCAGACCTGCCCGACGAATCTGTGGCGACCGAATCATCCGATGATGAAGCCGATCCCCCAATGTCCACCCTGCGTTCCATCACCGGCACCCGTCCGGTCATCCGACATTCCGGGAGTATGCAGGCGATGGAAATTAACCTATCGGAGGAAGAAGCTCAGGAAAAATCGCCCTTTGAGGTCTCCAAGACAGCCCAAGGCACACTGGTGGCCGATTTGACCCAGCATGGTCAACGATTCACCCTCTGCAAGGGGGGCCGCGGCGGATTGGGTAATCGAAATTTCGCAACGGCGGCACGCCAGGCACCCCGGTTCGCCCAACCCGGCGAACCCGGCACCGAAGGGAATTTCGTTTTTGAACTGCGCATCCTGGCCGAAATTGGCCTGGTCGGTTATCCCAATGCCGGCAAATCCACGCTGTTGACTGCCATCAGCAAGGCGCGGCCCAAGGTTGCACCCTACCCTTTCACCACGCTGCATCCCCAGATTGGCATTGTGGAATATGAGGATTTCCATCGTTTAACGGTGTGCGATGTGCCCGGGTTGATCGAGGGCGCGCATCGCAACGTCGGCTTGGGGCACGCCTTCCTGCGGCACATCCAGCGGTGCAAAGTCCTGGTCATCCTGCTGGATATGTCCGGTATGGACGCCCGTGAGCCCTGGGACGACTACACCAAACTGCTGAAGGAATTGGAACTCTACGATGAAACCATGCTGGAAAAACCCCGGCTGGTGTTGGCCAACAAAATGGACGAGCCAACCGCCGAGGCAAAGTTAAAGCAGTTCAAACGGAAAGTGCGCAAAATCCCGGTTTTACCCATCTCCGCGGCCTTTGGTGAAGGGGTGGAAAAATTCAAACAGACCATTCGCGACGCCGTGGCGGAGCAGGAAAGCCAAGCGTAA
- the ychF gene encoding redox-regulated ATPase YchF, whose protein sequence is MLKAGIIGLPNVGKSTLFNAVIRAHKAAAENYPFCTIEPNLGVVAVPEPRLEPLAKIAKVATTIPATFEFVDIAGLVKGASKGEGLGNKFLSHIREVDALVHVVRCFEDPDISHVTGSVDPVRDIEIVLMELIIADLESLRKHHEKISKDVKRMDKHALVEEGILKRLEAHLNTGKPANTLNLCPEERAISRHFFLLSDKPNLFAANIKDGDLASADANPYVQQVRAYAQTHHGCETVVLCAQLESDLMDLTSDEVKEYLKEMGVKDAGSGALIRAAYHLLGLRTFFTFNEKEVRAWTIHAGDTAPKAAGVIHTDFEKGFIKAEVVLCDHLIKAGSVHHARETGHYRIEGKDYVVRDGDVILFRFQN, encoded by the coding sequence ATGCTTAAAGCCGGAATAATTGGTTTGCCAAACGTCGGGAAGTCCACGTTATTTAACGCGGTCATTCGCGCGCACAAGGCGGCGGCGGAGAACTACCCGTTTTGCACCATTGAACCCAATCTGGGCGTAGTGGCGGTGCCTGAACCACGCCTGGAACCGTTGGCGAAAATCGCCAAAGTTGCCACCACGATTCCGGCGACCTTCGAGTTTGTGGATATCGCCGGCCTGGTCAAGGGGGCCTCGAAAGGGGAAGGGCTGGGCAACAAATTCCTCAGCCACATTCGCGAAGTGGACGCCCTGGTGCATGTGGTGCGGTGTTTTGAAGACCCGGATATCAGCCACGTCACCGGCAGCGTGGACCCGGTTCGCGACATTGAAATCGTGCTGATGGAATTGATCATTGCGGACCTGGAATCCCTGCGCAAACATCACGAGAAAATTTCCAAGGATGTGAAGCGAATGGACAAGCACGCCCTGGTGGAGGAAGGCATCCTGAAAAGACTTGAAGCGCACCTGAACACCGGCAAGCCGGCCAACACCCTGAATCTTTGCCCGGAGGAACGGGCCATCTCACGCCATTTCTTCCTGCTCTCGGACAAACCCAACCTCTTCGCCGCCAACATCAAGGACGGTGACCTGGCCTCCGCCGACGCCAATCCATACGTGCAACAAGTCCGGGCTTACGCGCAAACACATCACGGCTGTGAAACCGTGGTGCTCTGCGCCCAATTGGAAAGCGACTTGATGGACCTGACGTCCGACGAGGTGAAAGAGTACCTGAAAGAGATGGGCGTTAAAGACGCTGGCAGCGGCGCATTAATCAGAGCGGCCTATCACCTGCTGGGGCTGCGCACCTTTTTCACCTTCAACGAAAAAGAAGTGCGGGCCTGGACCATCCATGCCGGGGACACCGCGCCGAAGGCTGCGGGCGTCATTCACACCGATTTTGAAAAAGGCTTCATCAAAGCCGAAGTGGTGCTGTGCGATCACCTGATCAAAGCCGGTTCCGTGCATCACGCGCGGGAAACCGGCCATTACCGGATTGAAGGCAAGGATTATGTGGTGCGGGATGGGGATGTCATCCTGTTCAGATTCCAGAATTAA